GCCGCCAGCGTTCGTCCTGAGCCAGGATCAAACTCTCCAATAAAGTTTGATTGCTCATTTGTTTTAAAAAAATTAACGTTGACGCTTTTGTTTTGTTTAGTTTTCAAAGAACATTTTTTGTTGCTGCCGCTCAGAAGCGACTTTATTAATTTAACATTTTTGCTTGTTGATGTCAACACTTTTTTAAAATGTTTTTTCATGCTTTCATCTGTGTTATCGCGTTGTTTATCAGCGACGTTTATTAATATATCACCCTAACACTATGAAGTCAACATGTTTTTTGCTTTTTTAAAAGAACAAAATTCCACAACAATATTTGAATAATAAACACTGGCTATGAAAGCTATATATTTATATTCCAAAAGACCTTCAATGCTTTTATAACATCACTTATCATTCTGAAAAATATGCTTTTTTTGAGCGAATATATCGATTACATTCTGATGGTGTTGCAACCTTTCTAAATAGTTGAAACAATATTTGATATCTTTCTTCCATCGCACGCTTAACTACATAGTCAATTCGAGAATCTTGAAAATCAAGTAGTAATTCTTCTAACTCTCTTTTTATTAAATATTCAATTTCTTTTATTTCCTTTTTTGTTACTAAAAGTCCAAGCATAATGTCACCTCACTATTAGTTATTCTAGTTATTTCCACTGTGAAACAGTTTTATGAAATTTTTTCTTTACTAGTCAGTCTTTTATCATATCTTCTAATAGGGAGCATAGTATGTAGACAAGTAATTGTATAAGATAGGCTATTTTCGTAAACTTTGTTGTTTTTAGATAGTGTCATCGTTTTCTAGCAAAAAGGATGATACGCACCTTAATAGGTTTCATATTTATTTCTTAATACGAAAAACAACAATGAATGCGAACCAGCTGTATGAGAAAAGGAGGGGGTTATGTGAATTTCTTTTTCGTTGTAAATGGGAAAAAGGGAAAACAAGCACTAATAATTATTGCTGCTGCTTTATTTACAGCTATTTTTCTTTATCTTGAGGACGCGCTAAATAATACAGTTTTTTCGACTGAAGATGGTCCTAGAGCTATTTATAAAGGAGATGAACGAGGGGAGAAAATAGCTTTAACATTTGATGTCAATTGGGGTGACGAGCATATATTAAACATCCTAGAGGTATTAAAAAAAGAAAAAGTGAATGCAACTTTTTTCATTCTAGCAGATTGGGCTGAACGACATCCTGAAGTCGTAACTCAAATTGCAGACGACGGACATGAAATAGGTAGCAAAGGATATAGTTATAAAGATTATTCAGAGCTGGAAGCTAGTGAGATTAAAACCGATATTTTAAAATCTAGGGACGTATTTAAGGTATTACAAGTAAAAGCTGCCCCGCTACTACGACCACCTACTGGGAATATAAATGAAGAAGTGATTACTA
This sequence is a window from Cytobacillus sp. IB215665. Protein-coding genes within it:
- the pdaB gene encoding polysaccharide deacetylase family sporulation protein PdaB; this translates as MNFFFVVNGKKGKQALIIIAAALFTAIFLYLEDALNNTVFSTEDGPRAIYKGDERGEKIALTFDVNWGDEHILNILEVLKKEKVNATFFILADWAERHPEVVTQIADDGHEIGSKGYSYKDYSELEASEIKTDILKSRDVFKVLQVKAAPLLRPPTGNINEEVITTASEVGYTVVHWSIDSQDWLRPGTKEITKNVTKNLNGGDIILLHASDSASQTAEALPSIIQFIKKKGYKNVTVTELITNTDTKSGEIK